In Thioclava sp. GXIMD2076, one DNA window encodes the following:
- a CDS encoding tyrosine-type recombinase/integrase — MASIAKTTNGWRVQVYKRGIRKSKIFPTKQSAKDWAARTEWELENSEAVASAQPFGEIMDRYVREVSPSKRGHRWELVRLEKLQRDSLAKIRMGDLRASDLADWRDRRLTEVSAGSVRREMTLLGAVLTQAVREWGLIKESPLKDVRKPAQPKARDRLPTHEEFERLALVAGDDLSHATARAYHAFRFACETAMRAGEIVGLRREDVDLEKRVCRLQMTKNGSAREVPLSSAAVELLRMLPDLDLVFGLTSQQIDVLWRKVRTKAAIEGLNFHDSRAYALTKLSRKVNVMTLAKISGHRDLSILLNTYYRETASDIARRLE; from the coding sequence ATGGCTTCGATCGCGAAAACCACCAACGGCTGGCGAGTGCAAGTTTACAAGCGTGGAATCAGAAAGAGCAAAATCTTTCCGACGAAGCAATCGGCTAAAGACTGGGCTGCGCGGACCGAATGGGAACTGGAAAACTCGGAGGCCGTGGCATCGGCGCAGCCCTTTGGCGAGATCATGGACCGCTATGTCCGCGAGGTGTCGCCTTCGAAGCGTGGCCATCGATGGGAGCTTGTGCGGTTAGAAAAGCTTCAGCGCGACAGCTTGGCCAAGATCCGCATGGGAGACCTGCGTGCGAGCGATCTGGCCGACTGGCGCGACCGGCGGCTGACCGAGGTTTCTGCTGGATCTGTGCGAAGGGAGATGACGCTGCTCGGCGCAGTGCTTACGCAAGCGGTCCGCGAATGGGGTTTAATCAAGGAAAGCCCGCTCAAAGATGTGCGCAAGCCAGCACAACCCAAGGCCCGCGACCGTCTGCCGACCCATGAGGAATTCGAGCGGTTGGCATTGGTTGCCGGGGATGACCTGAGCCACGCAACCGCGCGGGCCTATCACGCGTTCCGTTTCGCCTGCGAGACGGCCATGCGGGCGGGCGAGATTGTCGGACTACGCCGCGAGGATGTCGATCTGGAGAAACGTGTCTGCCGCCTTCAAATGACCAAGAATGGCTCGGCCAGAGAAGTGCCGCTATCCTCTGCTGCTGTGGAGCTGTTGCGCATGCTGCCGGATCTGGATCTGGTGTTCGGCCTGACATCGCAGCAGATCGATGTTCTTTGGCGGAAGGTTCGAACCAAGGCCGCGATTGAGGGCCTCAATTTCCACGACAGCCGCGCCTATGCGCTGACCAAGCTATCGCGGAAGGTGAATGTCATGACGCTGGCCAAGATCTCTGGTCACCGCGATCTGTCCATTTTGCTCAATACTTATTACCGCGAAACCGCGTCAGATATTGCGCGACGTTTGGAATGA